In the Drosophila virilis strain 15010-1051.87 chromosome 4, Dvir_AGI_RSII-ME, whole genome shotgun sequence genome, AATCGACAGTTAAGACTTATGAATTTTacttcaaaaacaaatccGTATACTCACTCTTGTCCATAAAATGCTTCAATAATTGGCTGATTAACTTCGACGACTCGGGCaaagttttccaaaatcgCAGTCAAACGGTCGGCATAGGCCAAATGAAGACGTCGCTCGGCCTTTGCAATGTCCTGCGTGTTGCGTAGCTCCTTCTGCGCTTTTGCCGATAACTTTTGGCAAATGTAGCCACTGAATTTCTCTATACCGATACGGTGACAACCAACCaatggaaatattttaaagaatcTCTCAACGGAAGCCAGGTCATCGTGTTGGACAGCCTCATCGAAACGTTTTGAAATTAATTCCCTCATTTTTTCGGTGGCATCCTCTAGCGTGCGTACAGCATCGCTCACGGACGTAATCGACCCCTGGACATCATCCGCTGTGCGTTGTAATAGCTGTTGGTCCATTGCTAGAAACCGGGCGATATGTCCCGCACCCTTCTCATAATCCTCCTCATTTATGGCCTTAACCACGCCCTGACTACACAACTGCAAATCGATCAGATCGTGGACACGTTGCTGACACTCAGACGCCCGGCATCGTGCCAGATCCAGCCGGCGTACTTTTGCGCTTACGGATTCAGCCAGTTGTGCAGTGTTTacgatttgcatatttaactTGTTGGAATCGTTCTCCACGGCAAGTAATGTGGTCATAGCCTTACTGATGCCGCTTAATTTTGCCTCAATCTGACATTGCTTGGACAATACGGCCTCGAGTCTGGCATTCACGTCTGCCTAAAAATTGTTGGGTGATACCATTGTTGTCATTCTATAAAagtttaaaaacttaaaagtaCATACTTCTTTTTCTGCAATACGCAGTAGACCTTCATCCACTTTCTCAGTTGTACTAATATCCCAGCCGCTAAACATTTCGTTTAGATTTAATTTACTCATTTCCATttgtaataattaatttttattgcagACATGAAATAATTGAAGttgatttgtttatgttgGAATTTACGTGGCTGACCAAAGAACTGAACTGGTTCATTATAGAATTCTGCTACCTTGACACTGTTTACATTTAACCTTAACATTTTGATTTAAGTTATTAACAGTGAGTTTATTTTCCAACAATATATTGCCTTTAATCTTATTCACAAAGCtaataattttctttgttgCTATTCACTACCTAATATTTGATTAGCTTGAACAGAAGAACTAAAGAGTGcaagttaaatttaaatgtctGTCTCTGTAATTAACAGCTCTGTACGCGTTATTGTTTTCGCGGCTCTGTTAAATAACAGCTGTGGCCCGAATTACATTTAACCTAAAAAGAATCCACTTTGActgtttttatgtattttaatttatttaaactaaataaaatactgTTATAATGAATAACTATTTTACCGAATATGAAAATTTAGAGGTAATCAGTTGCGGTGCTACTTAAATCTGATCATTTATAAAAGCAttcttattaatatttttgcagGTGCACGAGCTCATGCTGCGAGATCGACCACGACAAGAAGCGTACTATAATGCCATTCTAAAGAACAAGGAACTGTTTAAGGATAAAATTGTGCTGGATGTTGGCGCCGGTACCGGTATACTTTCCGCGTTCTGCGCACAAGCCGGCGCCAAATTGGTCTATGCTGTGGAAGCCTCAAATCTGGCCACAAAAGTAGCACTGGATCTTATTGATGAAAATGGTCTCACCAGCGTTGTTAAGGTAATACATTCCCAAATTGAGGAATTCGTGCTCCCGGCTACAGCCGAGAAAGTGGATATTATTGTCTCTGAGTGGATGGGATTCTACCTACTGCACGAAGGCATGTTGGACTCTGTGCTCTTTGCTAGAGATCATTTTTTAAAGCCGGATGGACTTATGTTCCCCAGTGAGTGCACCATTTTTGTGGCGCCGTGCTCTGTGCCAACTCTTTTTGATTACTGGCAAAATGTTGACGGAGTAAATATGGAGCGCTTTGCCAGTAAATTGCGTTTACAAAAATCAACAAGACCGGAAATTATCCAACTAAAATCCAACGATTTACTCCACGAAGGCATCGTGTTCCATTGGATGAGTTTGCTGGATGTGAATCCCAAAGATCTGGACGAGATATGCTTTAAGGAAGTCGTCGCCACACAAATTGCGGGTAAGCATCAGGGTTTCTGTATATGGTTTGAAGTACGCTTTCCTGGTGAGGAAACTGTAGTACTGAGCACCTCGCCCCACGCGCCCGAGACCCATTGGAAACAGTGTGTTGTAGTGCTTCCAGAGGACAATTGTGAAACTTTAGAAGAGAAATCTCCGGTggcttttcaaattttaatgaaacgcAGCGCAAATGATGCGCGGAAATACAACTTGGAGGTAGAGCTGCTTGATCCCAATGTTGAAGAGCATCCAATGCCCTGCTCATGCCACATGACAAAATGCATACTGACAGAAGCCCATCTAAAGATGATGGACACAACATAGTTTATGTGAGTTGAGTATGAGTTGCTCAGTTTGTAAGACatcaaatattcaattaaataacacGTACATCTTTTATACCTCAGTCAAACTTAACAGCTATACCATTGTTTTgatctataaaatatatcatttGAAAATAACTACAATATACGCCAGCCAGAGGCATTAACCTAATTGGCGTTGTAAACGGCATTGGAGCTCCTTGAGAGAGTGCTGTAGACGGTTGGTGTCCGGTTTCTGATAGCAGATATTTAAACATGCCGCGACTATGTCTTGTGCCTTCCCCAATATTCGCCGCCTAATTGaaacaacaattataatttttgtatgcTGGAATATATTAGTAGAGAAATACTTACTTGGAACGGTACCAAATAGCTTGCGAATTATCCGCCAGAAGCGTAACGACGCGTATAGCCGACTGGATTAAGTGCCACTCGTTGCCCTCGTTCGCCCAAATGCGCTCATTCATGGAGATCATTCTAaggaaaagaaagaaacatTAAAGATTTAATTGTAGACGGGAATTAAACGAATGTAAACGCTTACCTGGAGTAATATTCTAAAAGGAGCTCAATGTCTAGCTTCATAGCGAACAACTTTTCTGGCACTGTCCCCTCCGGCAATTGTAGTTGACAGGCCTTTATCTCCAGCTCTCTTATGAGGAAAGCAAATGGAAAACACGGCCCGGATTCACCAAACTCTCGCACTAATAgttcaatttttgtaaatagtttTATGCTACGCTCTTGTGCCGAGCCAGGGCCATCAACGGCGCTGTTAATAATATTGCCCCAAACGGACTCAATTAACAAGGGATCATTGTGATTGGAGCAATTAAGTATCGACAGTTGGCATTCCCAGAGGTCAAATGGATCGGCGAAGTTTTGATACAATTGTGTAATATCATAAAGCGCCATATTTAAGTCCTTTATGGCCTGCCTGGCGGCTGGATTTGTGTTTAAAATCGAACCCATTGCACCAAGCACTGCCTTTTGTACGCGCGCAATTTCCAACTGTAAATTCAAGTGCAAAATGGTCATGACAAAATACGCTCAGTGTATAAGTAGGACATACTGACCTTATCCTCCAATTCCTTCAAAAATATACCATTGGTCACGGACGAGCCAACTGTCTCATTGCGCATACACATAACCGCACGCACCAAATAATCAATGCGCACATCCAGAGATATGTTTTCGCTTCGCGTCATTGCCAAATTATCGAGAATCTGGGCTGCCTGATGATGATGTCCGTTCTTCTCATAATACTTCCAAAGTAAGTCAATTAATTTCACGTTTTCTGGATTGCGGCTAACACTGCGCCGCAAGAACTCGCCCAACGATGGCTCAACCAGTTCCAATAATTCACTGTTCATCTCGTGGGACAACAACCATTCATAGATCGTAACATGTATTAGTGGATCTTTCATTCGTAGTGCTTGGGTCGTGATCTTTTTAATAATCTGCTTTGATTTGTTCTCCATATCGTGATGGTCCTGAGTTGCTTCGCAATTTAGTTGAAATAGGCGACTCTGGTCCCGATCGGTTTTACTGTTACGAACTGTGTGATAGGCATAGTCCAGCATGAGCTGCACCTCTTTGTAGTAGTTCATACTGCAAGAAAAATTTGTTATCTTGAAGTTGCAGCCATATTTGGTTAGGTCCCATATATTTACCGTGTGACAAAGCATGTGTAACCCTCGCGATCTTCAGCAGGCTCATTGTTATTGTAATAATGTATGCCAATTTCTTCGGGATCCATTTTAGATGCACACGTGGCAGATAACTCAACAACACCCTCGTAAAAATCTACCGAAATGAATTGTTGACAAATACTATGCAACGGCAATGTTGGAGCTGCATCTAAACACATTTGCAAGGTTGTGGatagtttttgttgcttttccgCAGCTGATTTACAGTTCTTGGCGCTCATTAGTATTTCGGTGGCCTTATAAGTCACTTCATCCTCGTGTCTGTAGAGATTCGGGCATAGCTGCCGCAAGTTATCGGACACTTCTGTCACATCCGCTTTATCTTTGAGATATAAATTGATGAGTGCAATGATCAGAAAAGCACACACTTCAGAGCGCGCAATCAACAGATCTCTAAATGTGCAACATCTCAACATTTTCTGATGTTCGGGCGACAATTGCTGGCAAAGCAATTGAAACTGATGATCAATTAGGATGCTCCACAGCGACATTACCTCACAGGCATGTTCTGTGAACAATTGTAAACAATATTAGCATGGTTTTATATGGTGGAGTTGACGGAACTTACTAATAAACTGATTCAAGGCGGATAGCGAACGCTTTTCCTCGATCTGTGCCTGTTCTGTAAGGTTGCGATGTTCGTTTAGTGGCATTTGCGCGTTGGTCATCATCATAGGACTCGGTCTTCCCAAATGACTCTCATACGGCAGTCGTCTTGTGGCTAAAAAACAAATCCACTTTTGATCTAAAGCCTATAAAGAGAAGATTCAGAAATTTGGCTTACCAGAAATATCGTGCACCGAGTGTTTGTCCAAAAAGCAGCGCAACGAACGTAATTCGGACAGTAGCATAGTGCAATcgttaattgttaattttgaacacaaattCTCGTCGACACAATGCGATTGCCAAACGGAGCGCAACATGCGAGACACATACAAAAAGAGGCCATCATGTTTTGCAGAATATATAATGGAAGAATTCTCATTACTTGGCATCgagtgctgttgctgttgttgggcgGATTGTGCAGCCGAAACTGGAAttggaaattttgaaaacACAAATTAATACAAATGTATTTTGATTATCTTTATACGATGCACTTACTAGGACTAATTGGCTGATTGTATTGGCCACTCATTACGCCGATGTTTGAGCTATTCGGCATGGGTGTCGACATATACATTGGCGGCATTCGCTCTCTGCCCGGCATGAGAGTGTTTGTGCCCAACGTACTATTATGCAAGTTACGGTTGGTTGAGTTCATAAAATGTTGATAGCACGGTTCTCCACCGTAGAGCATAAATGCTTGGGTGGCCCACAAGGCAATGTCACTGCCACGTAACTGTTCCGAGGTAGCCAATAAGAGTGCAGTAACGCAGGCCTCTCGTTCATTCTGCGTTTGAAAGAACATTTTCACTGCCTCGTGATGGGGACCCTTGCACGCCAGCAGCAATTGTTGCAGTATATGAGCTGCCTTGAGTAGCTCCACAATGTGCGTGCCTTGATTTGTAAGCAGGACAATTCTACGCGGTGTTCGTGCATTGTATAACAGTGAAGTTGTGTTGTCCATTATCGGATCTTTAACTTCTGCCACGCTCCAAACGATTCCATCAAGACCTTCCaatgctgtcgactctacgaGGTATGTAAAATTTGTGAACGGGGCAGAGCTAACTGACCATAGTAAAtcctgctcctgttgctgcgTAGTCACCATCAACATTGTGCCCTCACTGTGGTATGCAGCATGCacattttttggtttattggTCGTGGCATTCGGTGTATAACCAGGCGGCAACCTTACGTGCAGTAGGTAAATTCCTCTTGGTGTTTCCATATCTCCCTGCAGCATTGGCAGCATATTATTTGGATGGAGAACACCA is a window encoding:
- the Art8 gene encoding uncharacterized protein Art8; the protein is MNNYFTEYENLEVHELMLRDRPRQEAYYNAILKNKELFKDKIVLDVGAGTGILSAFCAQAGAKLVYAVEASNLATKVALDLIDENGLTSVVKVIHSQIEEFVLPATAEKVDIIVSEWMGFYLLHEGMLDSVLFARDHFLKPDGLMFPSECTIFVAPCSVPTLFDYWQNVDGVNMERFASKLRLQKSTRPEIIQLKSNDLLHEGIVFHWMSLLDVNPKDLDEICFKEVVATQIAGKHQGFCIWFEVRFPGEETVVLSTSPHAPETHWKQCVVVLPEDNCETLEEKSPVAFQILMKRSANDARKYNLEVELLDPNVEEHPMPCSCHMTKCILTEAHLKMMDTT
- the Nup154 gene encoding nuclear pore complex protein Nup154, whose protein sequence is MNNTASPPDVLQTAGNMLECHDFRDRHKPELLELTGISQHGRATMSGLNDYDYQTLSQLTTGDTHNLQQLRTLTKCGIPNEVLEHFKHIKCHCIMGLFPEIGRAWLTIDSDIYIWTYEQARDVAYYDGLSHLILSAGLIKPKAGVLINDVKYLLLLTTPIEVIVLGVTFEEQKDSRCTTASSTRMQLLNKPLFVLGTDNISINVIEGTKDGRIFLGGRDGCLYEIDYHSESSWFGKRCKKINHSQGLVSYIVPSFLKVFSEVDPIEKIVIDNGRNLLYVLTEKSSIEAWHIGTNFTSVRRLGKITQNDIASQAVSLIKTVDPSIFKSVKAICPLSADNSNFLHLVAVTQCGVRLYFSTTRLNVQQQPLNCGTDSFGVLHPNNMLPMLQGDMETPRGIYLLHVRLPPGYTPNATTNKPKNVHAAYHSEGTMLMVTTQQQEQDLLWSVSSAPFTNFTYLVESTALEGLDGIVWSVAEVKDPIMDNTTSLLYNARTPRRIVLLTNQGTHIVELLKAAHILQQLLLACKGPHHEAVKMFFQTQNEREACVTALLLATSEQLRGSDIALWATQAFMLYGGEPCYQHFMNSTNRNLHNSTLGTNTLMPGRERMPPMYMSTPMPNSSNIGVMSGQYNQPISPISAAQSAQQQQQHSMPSNENSSIIYSAKHDGLFLYVSRMLRSVWQSHCVDENLCSKLTINDCTMLLSELRSLRCFLDKHSVHDISATRRLPYESHLGRPSPMMMTNAQMPLNEHRNLTEQAQIEEKRSLSALNQFIKHACEVMSLWSILIDHQFQLLCQQLSPEHQKMLRCCTFRDLLIARSEVCAFLIIALINLYLKDKADVTEVSDNLRQLCPNLYRHEDEVTYKATEILMSAKNCKSAAEKQQKLSTTLQMCLDAAPTLPLHSICQQFISVDFYEGVVELSATCASKMDPEEIGIHYYNNNEPAEDREGYTCFVTRMNYYKEVQLMLDYAYHTVRNSKTDRDQSRLFQLNCEATQDHHDMENKSKQIIKKITTQALRMKDPLIHVTIYEWLLSHEMNSELLELVEPSLGEFLRRSVSRNPENVKLIDLLWKYYEKNGHHHQAAQILDNLAMTRSENISLDVRIDYLVRAVMCMRNETVGSSVTNGIFLKELEDKLEIARVQKAVLGAMGSILNTNPAARQAIKDLNMALYDITQLYQNFADPFDLWECQLSILNCSNHNDPLLIESVWGNIINSAVDGPGSAQERSIKLFTKIELLVREFGESGPCFPFAFLIRELEIKACQLQLPEGTVPEKLFAMKLDIELLLEYYSRMISMNERIWANEGNEWHLIQSAIRVVTLLADNSQAIWYRSKRRILGKAQDIVAACLNICYQKPDTNRLQHSLKELQCRLQRQLG